TATGTCTGATTTCTCCTCTTTTCTCCGTAGACGAAAAAACACAGCCCCGGTCATATCAAGCGACCGATGAATCCGTTTATGGTGTGGAGCCAGATCGAGAGGCGCAAGATTTGCGAGGTTACGCCAGACATGCACAATGCGGTCATATCGAAGAACCTGGGTCAGCGATGGAAACAGCTAAGTCCCGAGGAGCGCCAACCGTTCATCGACGAAGCGGAACGCCTCCGTCAGCTGCATACGCGCGAATACCCGAACTACAAGTACCGTCCAAAGAAGAAGCAGGTCAAGgcaggcaccaccacccacaaGAATAACAGTAGCGGCAGTAGCAGCTCGTCCCCGTCCTCGGCGACAACCGGCGGCTCGCCGGAATCTGTTTCTTCGCCTGTCAGCTGTTCCTCGCtgtcctcgtcatcgtccatCACGTGCTCGCCTTCGACGGGAAAGTCGTCGCCAAGCGTTAAGCGCAACCGCAGCGGGAAGATCTCGAAGAGCCACTCGGCGGCAGCCACCGGCGGTAGCGGTGGCCTGTCCAAGTCCAAGAAGGCCATCATTATCCACGAGATCGGCCAGCaaacgatggcggcggtggcgacggccgCTACAGTAACGACGCACGCCGCCCAAGGCGAGCAACAGGACTGTCTGTCCTTCACGACCTCGAAGCTGCTGCCGAACTCGCCCGAGAGTGCCACCCAGTACGACGATCGGTCGCTCATATCGCCTGAACCGAACTTTGGACCCTACGATACCCCATCCATCTTCTCGAGCGATCTGTTCGACGAGAGCAAGGATTTCGATCAGGACAGCGGAAAAGCCTACCTCCGTTACGTTGATCGCGTCACGGACCTCAACGCAACGATGGACATTAgcactggtggtggcggcggcggcggcggtagaGAAGCCACTCCCTGCCAGAGCAGTCCCCATCCGGATCTGAGTCAGCTGGTGGTGGaccacagcagcaaccaccagAGCTGCGCTAGTCCGAACCTCctccagcaacaacatccCATGcttcacaacaacaacaacaacaacagtcttCACGTGAACAATAATCaccttcaccagcaccaccaacagcagcaccagcagcagcagcatggcgaCGAATCGGATGTCAAGCCGCTGCTTTTCGGTTGCCAGCAAACCTCAAAGTCCTTGTACGCCGTCGACAACGACGTGGACTGCGTCAAGGCGGAGAAGTATTTTGATGAGGATGACTGTCAAAGCGAACAGTTCGGGGCTAGCATTCTGGAGGACAGTTGTCTGGACGTGCCCGGCATCAACAGAATGGACGTATCGCTGGACCTGGGCGGTCAGAGCGGGAACTCTAACACTGGCGGTGCCAACGGCGAGTGCTTTAACGAAGGGGTCGTCTACGACGGTCAGTTCACACTTACcgtgcatcagcagcagcagcaacagcagacgCAGCAGTATCAACCGCATAACCaataccagcagcagcagcagcttccacACCAAGATCATCACATGGCGGAGGGCAGCAATTTGCTGGCGGGCAATCTGGGCGCACTAGCGAGCTTTAAAGAAATTACCAACGGTCAGCAGTGTCAGCcacacctgcagcagcagttacTTCAGTCGTATCAACTGCTGCCGGGGGATGTGTCTGTAAAGAATCTGCTGTGGACCAGCAGTCTTCGCCAGCAGGAACACCAAACgcagctgcaccagcagcagcaacagcagcaacagcaacagcagcagccacagcagcagctacaccaccatcatcagcaacagcagcagtgcctCACGGGGGTTGTACCCCTCGCCGATAGTATGAGTCAGCTATCGCCTCTTAGCAGCGCCTCCGGCTCCAGCCTCGTCTCGGTACCCAACTGTCAACCCTCGCCGGTCGGTAGTCCCGTGGACGGTTTCACTgcgtcggccgtcggtgtGGTCCTGGGCGACTGCAACATGGACGGCAGTAGTCAGCCCTCCGACAACAACCTGTCCATACTGGAGGATATGCTCAGCCAGTCACACATGGACTACTCGTTCGAGGGGCTTGAAACGGCGTCGTCATCGAGCGGTTCGCACCTCGAGTTCCTTGCCGATGATAGTAAAATCTTCTTAAACGACCCGAACAATCTGATCGGGTTCAACGTGTAGAGTAAGGCCCCGGCGCGCGTGCGAAGTCTACGGCGGCGGGATGCTACAATTACTAGGTTTAAACTCTATTTCCCAACCCAACTCATGGAACTGGCGGGGTGAGCGAACCTTTCCTCTTCATCCCTGTTTTCAAACAAGTAACAAGTGAAGCCCTCTATTTTTCCATACCAAAATTATCCTACAATCTATCCACATGTACCATTAACATTAACCACTGCAACACACTACTGCATACATTGAACATATTGAAAACTTTCAAACCAGAAACAAGTAAGGCCATTTGTTTCACAACAAGAAAACTCTTCTAAAACACGGCTACCAAACAGAGAGAGGGGAGGgatgattaaaaaaattaagtgctTTATCAATTGCGGTGTGTGCATGGTTCCCTTGaaagcgagaacgagagagagaaagtgagaatgaaagagtgagtgagaaCGTGAAACAGAAGATCCGAGGAAGCGGTCACCGGACGGGTAATGTTGGAGCTGAAGGGATTGTCCGATGGTGACCGATTCATACACACCCTAGCCCCTAAGATATAGAATACTAAAGATGAATTCAGGAATAAACGTGAACCCGAGTGTAAAGCTGTGTGACTAAGAGAATGCGTCAGAAAGGGGTTATAaaacgaagcagaaaaaaccgagTGGCGTATGATGTGCTGTTTacaaagcaaaataaatcgtAAATTTACAAAAGTGAAGAGAATACACACAAAAGCGACTTAGAGCTTAAACACATAGGTGAACGGGCAGAAAGAACGGTTTGCTTTCACGGGCACACAGCAGCGCAAAGTCAGAGTTGTTGATGCGAAGCtgaaaaggaagcaaaataAGGTATCGTAACAGCGAACTGTGGCCGGTGGCTATCGCTGAGGATGACGAATGTTTCCGAATATGTCACTGCCGGGAGTATGGGCAATCGAACAGAGGATCAGCAGAATCGTGCGTGCAACTCTGATCTTATTTTACCCCCTGTTGCAAAGATTTGGGTGGACATTTTTTGGTCAGATCCCCGTCGTGGATGTCTGGACTgaggccaccgaacggggggGGTTTGCATGCTAGTCCTAATTTGCGCAAGTGTCTTGCGAATGGGGATCCTTTGGACTCCTTTTTTAATCGCCTGTCGCCCCTTACCTGACGCTGCTAGATCAACCTGAATTGTCGGATTCGATCTCGTTCCTTTATCCTGAGATTCTGGTTGGCACAGTAGTGGAGGCGATTCGTTGGAGAAGAACTATGATGAATTATGTCGAGATGTTGAACCTATGGTTTTAGGATATTGTTTTCGGTACCGTATTTTGAGTCACCAGTCGCGTTTTGTACGCTTGAATAACTTTCTTTACCCCCTTTAAACTATGCCATACCATGCTCCGTTCATGTGGTAATTTGTCCATTGGGCACGACAGGATCAACACTCTTTCCGATGGTTTAGCTGGCTCATAGCCTAACGTTTGCTCTTACACCGAGGAATTTGGCCAGAAATTGCATTGCAGCAAAAGTACGTAAGTTCTCCTAGACGCCATCAAAATCAACTTTCGTCGAACTTCCTCGACAAAGTTTCGTCTGCTCTGAAACTCTTCAAAGTTTATGCTTTTCCTTTAAGCGTTAGTATGACGTACTAAACTACCAAACAATTTCGTTATCTACTTTGCCTTTTATTACTGGAAATGCTTTTCAAGCATGTTGGTAATTATATGTGTTCATGTTAAAATCTGTGAACGAATCTGAAAACTTTCTAAGCAAATAGAGTGGTTTGCGTCACCTCTGAAACCCTTGACAGCAGTGTACTGCCTTTTTACTGAATGAAACCTCTATGGCATGTGAGAACTATCTTGAGCAACGATTGGTCGTGGAAGTTTCTTCACCTTAGCCATCGATCGTGGACGTCAGGAGATTGTGCAAACGCCTGTGACCTTGACCATCGCGGAACGTGCATGTATATGGCCGGTAGTACTAAGTATAGAATCTAGTTGTTGATGTTACACATTGCGTTATATTGTACTGTATATTGATTTACCTTTCGATATCTCCGTTTCACTATGTTCCGACTGCGTTGAGTCATACACAGAAATGGATCCCACAGAGTGATTTCAATAGCGCTCCGAGAGACAGTGCTTGAGCACTATTTCTTTGTTGAGATCTTGCTATCTATACTTTACTATCTTCCAAAATTCTGTAGCTATCACTTACGACGAGTGTTGCAGCGAGGGTGAACAGTGTTTCCGGAGCATCGGATCTGTAGATAtgaaaaataacgaaaataAGCTGAATATGTGATTTACGTAACGGTTAAGAGCAAAAAGGCAAGCATACTTGTAAGCATGCTGGAAAACCACGCAACAAATTGTGGCAGGCATAAAATATTCTGTATATTGTAGTCTGTAAGCTACTAGCTTAGCCGTTAAGTGAAGTTGATTGTAATCTGTCTTGCGATGCATATTGAAAACAGCATTAGCCAAGGCAACAAAACTATCCTCTGTAGGTCTTATCCATTGCCAACGACGGAGCATCGCTGGTCCATTTGGCTTCACTACCGACACATTTCGAAAACACCATCGCATTGAGTACACGCAGTTGTATCCCTCGAAAGCGTccaacaaatgaaaacaacatgaGTAATTTTGAGCatgttttttaaacatttccgGGTTTTAGATGGCCCAGTTTCTACACCGTACggtgtgaaatgaaaaacctctgcaaaaaagtaataaaaacagTATGACaacacgaaaaatgaaaactataaGAAGCAACCAACTGGTACATTTTAAGTTGTATTCGGTAATAcattactattactattatAAAACTATTATGATAATCGCAGACAAATTCGCAAAGAAAATGAAGCATTAATCAATTACCAAAAaagatgttttatttgtttttccacttccTTTGTTCAGTCCTATTTCTTTCGCAAGATgacgacgcacgcacaccatctCAGGGTAACTCGTGCTACAGCTTCTACCGTACTTCCTTTCACTCTACCAATACGTTACTTCCGGGAACAGGATATCAGCTATGCAAAACTTTCATCAATAGCAGCAGACACACAGatgccaaatgaaaaaatgggTTAAAATACTTCTGCTTAAATGTGAGCTTAGTTGGGAATTTTGGAACGAATTTCAATCCAATATGTTACACGTTTTTACAGTGCTACAGCAGTGCGTAGTCCATTGCGAAGATTTGACCACAGATTGTGATCGGCAAATGTGAAAGTTTTACAACAATGGATGGCCACAGTaagcggcaaaaaaaaactattcaacaTAAATGGTTGTTTTCCTATACTAATAAAAGTGAGATCGCACTACTTGCTTGCTCTTGCCGTAGATTCAAGTTTAGTAGTCAGAACATAACTCGTAGTGTTTAGTATCGTATAAGTGGGAAATTTGTGTACATAAACTAACATAGTCCATATCTCTCACTATACTTTTGTGATGAATATGATTATTCTATCCGATCTATTCGTAAGAATTGAGCCAAACCATGGAAAGCTACTGCATCTGAACTCTACTGCAGAGCGGGCGGCATAGAGATGTATGAAGGCGCAGAGTAGTTTCTTTTGCGAGATAAACGAGATATATAGGGAGCACACTTGGTATCCATCCATATTTTTGCTACAACAATGGTTCAATGTTGGGCCACCGATCCACAACGAATGCTCGTGTAACGGGGGGGAGTAAATCAAACAAGACTTTTCGgtgattttgaatttttctgtttcataTGCTCAATTTATGCATCAATTTTGCAAGCAACTCTTTTTAAAAGACAAATATCAGGGAAGCACTTTTTGGGAGAAAGTTTAGAGTTGACCAAAAACGCCATAAAAATGTTCGAAACAGCGCATGCTTTTTAACACTATTTTTGTACCGTAATTTCATACAAGACGCGATCGATAAAAACCCGCAGTTGAATCAAACTTTAGCCAACagcgaaaaaatcaaacagacCGCCGACTGTTTTCATCACACACCACATCTATCGCTATCGAAACGCAACCGTGTTGTAGTGCAATAAGTTTTCGAAACCAGAAACATCGTGAACATTTCGACCGCTTACGGGGAACGTACAACATTTCTATCGTCAGTAGGGCGCTGCCAAGCACGGACTTTCATCCGATGGTGGCCAtagaaagcaaaaatcaaagCGGAAATTTcggttaaatattttacatacTGTGTGTGCATACACAACTAAGCTGTAGAATATAGACATGGAACTCATTCAATACAACCAAGAGCATCAACAAAACAAGGTTCAAACCACTAACACAAATAGAACAAATAAAGGTTTTACTgcaatggcaacaaattacaAAACTCAGGAAAAATCATTGCGGAAAACTGTGAAAGCTGGTGGTAATATGGGGATAGTAAACAAACATAGTTGGGTCCTCTTTTTAAACTGCAGAAAGTAAAAGTTTAAAACATCTGCCTTCCGGTGATAAGCAAAATACTTGGTGGGATGGttgattttaataaaatcCTAAGCGTAAATCAGTGATGACGAAACCAGCAACAAAGGCCAAGTGTGCAACTCATGTGTAATGGGAAACCAATGTTATTAGTGGATTTGAAAAACACTACTGTCTTGCTTATTTTTGGGTTCTATTTAGGCACAGCAACAACTACCAAACGGTTGTAACAATAGACTCACCAAAATGACTCTGACGAGAAATAAGCATACCGCCATTAATAACCGAATACTGTGAATGATGGATAATGGTCAGTTGAACGGAATGACGGATCACTCTATCGAATAATTGGTAAAAGTTAGCTTTCGATTTGCATCACACAAATGGGCGAAGCAGCGATTTGCTTCAACCCAGTAACAATCATCGTTCAGAACAATCTCCCAAAAGGAGAATCAGAGTTGGCTTTGAATCATCCAGTATGCAGGAATTCCATCAGAAAC
The nucleotide sequence above comes from Anopheles bellator chromosome 1, idAnoBellAS_SP24_06.2, whole genome shotgun sequence. Encoded proteins:
- the LOC131211163 gene encoding AF4/FMR2 family member lilli-like, with product MIPQHNQVISGAFSQGEMDVMVQQYTEAGGGGGGGGGGSSTPPPPLFGSQMVDKNSITPYTDATQTKKHSPGHIKRPMNPFMVWSQIERRKICEVTPDMHNAVISKNLGQRWKQLSPEERQPFIDEAERLRQLHTREYPNYKYRPKKKQVKAGTTTHKNNSSGSSSSSPSSATTGGSPESVSSPVSCSSLSSSSSITCSPSTGKSSPSVKRNRSGKISKSHSAAATGGSGGLSKSKKAIIIHEIGQQTMAAVATAATVTTHAAQGEQQDCLSFTTSKLLPNSPESATQYDDRSLISPEPNFGPYDTPSIFSSDLFDESKDFDQDSGKAYLRYVDRVTDLNATMDISTGGGGGGGGREATPCQSSPHPDLSQLVVDHSSNHQSCASPNLLQQQHPMLHNNNNNNSLHVNNNHLHQHHQQQHQQQQHGDESDVKPLLFGCQQTSKSLYAVDNDVDCVKAEKYFDEDDCQSEQFGASILEDSCLDVPGINRMDVSLDLGGQSGNSNTGGANGECFNEGVVYDGQFTLTVHQQQQQQQTQQYQPHNQYQQQQQLPHQDHHMAEGSNLLAGNLGALASFKEITNGQQCQPHLQQQLLQSYQLLPGDVSVKNLLWTSSLRQQEHQTQLHQQQQQQQQQQQQPQQQLHHHHQQQQQCLTGVVPLADSMSQLSPLSSASGSSLVSVPNCQPSPVGSPVDGFTASAVGVVLGDCNMDGSSQPSDNNLSILEDMLSQSHMDYSFEGLETASSSSGSHLEFLADDSKIFLNDPNNLIGFNV